One Nicotiana sylvestris chromosome 12, ASM39365v2, whole genome shotgun sequence genomic window carries:
- the LOC104210157 gene encoding uncharacterized protein, which produces MAAKPLTSEAIALTEKKMDMTLDDIIKMSRTNTTKPKKQRVSNRSQKFSNNVAQDKSAKIQKFMDTRSSMRQRVLARRRSNFQGDQFPLATEAAKKSAVAPIRNRPFNRSRAVTVNKQRFGAPSVQRGAANGGRFIIKQQRREVKPVSKQRPQTLDSLFANMKEQRMKMHSQQNNAPRRNGGGQQIVPWARGRFGK; this is translated from the exons ATGGCAGCTAAACCACTAACAAGTGAGGCTATTGCTCTTACAGAGAAGAAAATGGACATGACTTTAG ATGATATCATCAAGATGTCCAGAACAAACACAACCAAGCCTAAGAAGCAAAGAGTTTCA AATAGAAGCCAAAAATTTTCTAATAATGTTGCTCAGGATAAATCTGCTAAGATACAAAAGTTTATGGACACAAGATCATCTATGAGACAG AGGGTTCTTGCTCGAAGAAGATCAAATTTTCAGGGAGACCAGTTCCCTTTGGCAACTGAGGCAGCCAAAAAGTCAGCAGTTGCTCCTATTCGCAATAGGCCTTTCAATCGAAGCCGAGCAGTGACTGTAAATAAACAGAG GTTCGGGGCTCCTTCGGTTCAGAGGGGTGCTGCAAATGGTGGCCGGTTTATTATTAAG CAACAAAGGCGGGAGGTCAAACCAGTGTCAAAGCAGAGGCCTCAGACATTAGATTCTCTATTTGCAAATATGAAGGAACAGAGGATGAAGATGCATTCTCAGCAGAATAACGCTCCAAGGAGAAATGGAGGTGGGCAACAAATAGTGCCATGGGCTAGAGGTCGTTTTGGGAAGTGA
- the LOC104210156 gene encoding nucleoside diphosphate kinase 3-like → MNSQICRSASRATKTLFSVYSKQSSRAFSGGRAVAAAATVSLRGVVPSLASYGRTDSGNSSRSWISGILALPAAAYMIQEQEAHAAEMERTFIAIKPDGVQRGLISEIISRFERKGFKLVAIKIVVPSKDFAGKHYHDLKERPFFNGLCDFLSSGPVVAMVWEGEGVIRYGRKLIGATDPQKSEPGTIRGDLAVVVGRNIIHGSDGPETAKDEIKLWFKPEELVKYTSNDEKWIYGVN, encoded by the exons ATGAATTCTCAGATTTGTAGATCTGCTTCACGAGCTACTAAAACTCTGTTTTCTGTTTATTCTAAGCAGAGTTCTCGTGCTTTTTCTG GGGGACGAGCAGTGGCTGCAGCAGCCACAGTTTCTTTGAGAGGAGTTGTGCCTTCTTTAGCTTCATATGGCAGGACTGACTCCGGAAATTCATCTAGAAGTTGGATTTCGGGAATCCTCGCCCTTCCTGCAGCAG CTTACATGATCCAGGAGCAAGAAGCACATGCTGCTGAG ATGGAGCGTACCTTCATCGCCATCAAGCCAGATGGAGTACAAAGGGGCTTG ATTTCAGAAATCATATCGCGCTTTGAGCGCAAAGGTTTCAAGCTGGTTGCGATCAAAATTGTGGTTCCATCTAAGGATTTTGCCGGAAAGCACTATCATGACCTTAAGGAGAGACCATTCTTTAACGGCCTATGTGATTTCCTCAGCTCCGGCCCTGTTGTTGCAATG GTATGGGAAGGCGAGGGAGTAATTAGATATGGACGGAAGCTTATTGGAGCGACAGATCCACAGAAATCAGAACCTGGAACAATCAGAGGTGACTTAGCTGTTGTAGTCGGAAG GAATATCATCCATGGAAGCGACGGCCCCGAGACTGCCAAGGATGAGATCAAACTATGGTTCAAACCAGAAGAGTTGGTTAAATATACAAGCAATGATGAGAAGTGGATATATGGTGTAAACTGA